The following are encoded together in the Pseudomonas maumuensis genome:
- the tssM gene encoding type VI secretion system membrane subunit TssM — MKAFFSFVIRWVIPLLGLLALSLIIWFLGPLLDMLVPAAPRLVLIGLLFTVWIAYRVWRIVQARRQAAKVMQSLAAETAPDPASVATAEELATLRQRMDEALVLLKKARLGGDERRNLYELPWYVIIGPPGSGKTTALVNSGLHFPLAAQLGEGAIRGVGGTRNCDWWFTDQAVLLDTAGRYTTQDSHVQVDKAAWLGFLDLLKSQRSRRPIDGAFIAISLSDLLLGSDAERAAHAAAIRTRIQELYSQLGVRFPIYLMLTKLDLVPGFMEFFDTLSKEERAQVWGMTFPLDDGQQGDGPLAQFASEFALLEQRLNQRLVERLQQERDPARRDLVYGFVQQFAALRGNLKTFLDGIFKPNAFEERALLRGVYFTSGTQEGSPIDRLIGSMAQSMGLDRTHLARQNGTGRSYFIEKLFSAVAFAERGLVGSNPKVEQRRKWIARGALALSVALVLVVGTLWTLSYRANQQYIAEVDSRLKPLGKSVQELSPAQRNVVEVLPLLNGVRRLAEDPPGWAEGLGLYQGDMLEGESDSVYRKLLIAIFAPRLVTRIEEQLYAGGPSDYLYEGLKAYLMLADGEHYDAEFIKAWVTLDWERSLPRDLAPDLRQALEQHLAALFDKRPPNARLDQRLIDDTRRQLQQLPLAQRVYDRVKRQKLPAGVGDFRVSDAAGRDAALVFRFKNGKPLSEPLPGIFTVEGYRKAFLAASLAHSETLAEERWVLGREASESADAKRLADDVLQLYYQDYIRHWDALLADLDFVPITSVGQAADVLRVLSGPTSPMKKLLQAVAKETNLAQPSTLDKVQAKAEQAGVDQLRQRLGGLLGDAPLPSDNPAAREVDPVTAHFAELASLVETGEGQPAAIDGLLTDLNALYVQVSAMVGASGEALLGEAKNQAQAAAQRVALGAARQPKVVQNLVSSVLGSTHNLVMGGVRNQLNAAWTSEVVNIYRQSLSGRYPLVAGSSRDATLEDFGQFFGVGGVMDNYFRKYLQPYVNTSSTPWSWQPGAAQKLGINSNVLYTFQRAASIRDAFFRNSNGVQPGVRFELKPVAMDATITQFLLDLDGQQVSYDHGPSRPVALQWPNPNSIGVVRLSISPPSASGRSGLTVEGPWAWFRLLDQSDLVAGGSPERFNLRLRVDGASVSYELRASSAFNPFRSRVLSGFSLPEHL; from the coding sequence GTGAAGGCGTTTTTCAGTTTTGTCATTCGCTGGGTGATTCCGCTGCTGGGCCTGCTGGCCCTGAGCCTGATCATCTGGTTCCTTGGCCCGCTGCTGGACATGCTGGTGCCGGCAGCCCCGCGCCTGGTATTGATCGGCCTGTTGTTCACGGTGTGGATCGCCTACCGCGTGTGGCGCATCGTCCAGGCCCGCCGTCAGGCGGCCAAGGTCATGCAGAGCCTGGCCGCAGAGACCGCGCCGGATCCCGCCAGCGTGGCCACCGCCGAAGAGCTGGCGACCCTGCGCCAGCGCATGGACGAAGCCCTGGTGCTGCTGAAGAAAGCACGCCTGGGCGGCGATGAGCGACGCAACCTGTATGAACTGCCGTGGTACGTGATCATCGGCCCGCCCGGCTCGGGCAAGACCACCGCGCTGGTCAACTCCGGCCTGCACTTCCCGCTGGCGGCGCAACTGGGCGAGGGCGCCATCCGTGGCGTTGGCGGTACGCGCAACTGCGACTGGTGGTTCACCGACCAGGCCGTGCTGCTGGACACCGCTGGCCGCTACACCACCCAGGACAGCCATGTCCAGGTGGACAAGGCGGCCTGGCTGGGCTTCCTCGACCTGCTCAAGAGCCAACGCTCACGCCGCCCCATCGACGGTGCGTTCATCGCCATCAGCCTGTCCGACCTGCTGCTGGGCAGCGACGCCGAGCGCGCCGCCCATGCGGCGGCGATCCGTACCCGCATCCAGGAGCTGTACAGCCAGCTGGGCGTGCGCTTCCCGATCTACCTGATGCTGACCAAGCTCGACCTGGTGCCGGGGTTCATGGAGTTCTTCGACACCCTGAGCAAGGAAGAGCGCGCCCAGGTGTGGGGCATGACTTTCCCGCTCGACGACGGCCAGCAGGGCGACGGGCCTCTGGCGCAGTTCGCCAGTGAATTCGCCTTGCTGGAGCAGCGCCTGAACCAACGCCTGGTCGAGCGCCTGCAGCAGGAGCGCGATCCGGCGCGGCGCGACCTGGTCTACGGTTTCGTCCAGCAGTTCGCCGCCTTGCGCGGCAACCTGAAAACCTTCCTCGACGGTATCTTCAAGCCCAACGCCTTCGAAGAGCGTGCATTGCTGCGCGGCGTGTACTTCACCAGCGGTACCCAGGAAGGCAGCCCCATCGACCGCCTGATCGGCAGCATGGCCCAGAGCATGGGCCTGGACCGTACACACCTGGCGCGGCAGAACGGCACCGGGCGCAGCTACTTCATCGAGAAGCTGTTCAGCGCTGTGGCCTTTGCCGAGCGCGGCCTGGTCGGCAGCAACCCGAAGGTCGAGCAGCGGCGCAAGTGGATCGCCCGTGGCGCCCTGGCCCTGAGCGTGGCCCTGGTGCTGGTGGTCGGTACCCTGTGGACCCTGAGCTACCGCGCCAACCAGCAATACATCGCCGAGGTCGACAGCCGCCTCAAGCCGCTGGGCAAGAGCGTGCAGGAACTGAGCCCGGCGCAGCGCAACGTGGTCGAGGTGCTGCCGCTGCTCAATGGCGTGCGCCGCCTGGCCGAGGATCCGCCCGGCTGGGCCGAGGGCCTGGGGCTGTACCAGGGCGACATGCTCGAAGGCGAGTCGGACAGCGTCTATCGCAAGCTGCTGATCGCCATCTTCGCCCCGCGCCTGGTCACCCGCATCGAGGAGCAGCTGTACGCCGGTGGTCCGTCCGACTACCTCTACGAGGGGCTCAAGGCCTACTTGATGCTGGCCGACGGCGAACACTACGACGCCGAGTTCATCAAGGCCTGGGTCACCCTCGACTGGGAACGCAGCCTGCCGCGCGACCTGGCCCCGGACCTGCGCCAGGCCCTGGAGCAGCACCTGGCGGCGCTGTTCGACAAGCGCCCGCCGAACGCCCGCCTGGACCAGCGGCTGATCGACGACACCCGTCGCCAGCTGCAGCAACTGCCGCTGGCGCAACGGGTCTACGACCGGGTCAAGCGCCAGAAGCTGCCCGCCGGGGTCGGCGACTTCCGGGTCAGCGATGCCGCCGGGCGTGACGCCGCGCTGGTGTTCCGCTTCAAGAACGGCAAGCCGTTGAGCGAGCCGCTGCCGGGCATCTTCACCGTCGAGGGCTACCGCAAGGCCTTCCTCGCCGCCAGCCTGGCCCACAGCGAAACCCTGGCCGAGGAGCGCTGGGTGCTGGGCCGCGAGGCCAGCGAGTCGGCCGATGCCAAGCGCCTGGCCGACGATGTGCTGCAGCTGTACTACCAGGACTACATCCGCCATTGGGATGCCCTGTTGGCCGACCTGGACTTCGTGCCGATCACCAGCGTTGGACAGGCTGCCGATGTGCTGCGGGTGTTGTCCGGGCCGACCTCGCCGATGAAGAAGCTGCTGCAGGCGGTTGCCAAGGAGACCAACCTGGCGCAGCCGAGCACCCTCGACAAGGTCCAGGCCAAGGCCGAACAGGCCGGCGTCGATCAGTTGCGCCAACGCCTGGGCGGCCTGCTCGGTGATGCGCCGCTGCCCAGTGACAATCCGGCTGCCCGCGAGGTGGACCCGGTGACCGCGCACTTCGCTGAATTGGCCAGCCTGGTGGAAACCGGCGAAGGCCAGCCCGCGGCCATCGACGGCCTGCTCACCGACCTCAACGCCCTGTACGTGCAGGTCAGCGCCATGGTCGGTGCCAGTGGCGAGGCGCTGCTGGGCGAGGCCAAGAACCAGGCCCAGGCCGCCGCGCAGCGTGTTGCCCTGGGGGCCGCGAGGCAGCCGAAGGTGGTGCAGAACCTGGTGAGCTCGGTACTCGGCTCGACCCACAACCTGGTCATGGGCGGGGTGCGCAACCAGCTCAACGCCGCCTGGACCAGCGAAGTGGTCAACATCTACCGCCAGTCCCTCAGCGGCCGCTATCCGTTGGTGGCCGGCAGTTCGCGGGATGCGACCCTGGAGGACTTCGGCCAGTTCTTCGGCGTCGGCGGGGTGATGGACAACTACTTCCGCAAGTACCTGCAACCCTACGTCAATACGTCCAGCACGCCCTGGAGCTGGCAGCCGGGCGCGGCGCAGAAACTGGGGATCAACAGCAACGTGCTGTACACCTTCCAGCGCGCGGCGAGCATCCGCGACGCGTTCTTCCGCAACAGCAACGGCGTGCAGCCGGGGGTGCGCTTCGAGCTCAAGCCGGTGGCGATGGACGCGACCATCACCCAGTTCCTGCTCGACCTCGACGGCCAGCAGGTGAGCTACGACCACGGCCCGAGCCGGCCGGTGGCGTTGCAGTGGCCGAACCCCAACAGCATCGGCGTGGTTCGCCTGTCGATCTCGCCGCCCTCGGCCAGCGGTCGTTCGGGGCTGACCGTGGAAGGGCCGTGGGCCTGGTTCCGCCTGCTCGACCAGTCCGACCTGGTGGCAGGTGGCTCGCCGGAACGCTTCAACCTGCGCCTGCGCGTCGACGGCGCCAGCGTGTCCTACGAGCTGCGTGCCAGCAGCGCCTTCAACCCGTTCCGCAGCCGAGTGCTCAGCGGTTTCAGCCTGCCGGAGCATCTGTGA
- a CDS encoding DotU family type VI secretion system protein, translating to MQSDDPLANDRTQFMPRPGGRGPQPAAPGPAQAAPPPPLNVPAEPLAPGQAAGLNPLEQAAGPLLALLTRLRNTIAHPAPASLRAQLLAYLRQFEERAEAAGVPRNEVLLARYALCTALDEAVLSTPWGSASDWGKQSLLITVHNEAWGGEKVFQLMEHCLQSPRERLHLLELLYLCTSLGFEGRYRVMNGGRAQLEALRERTAATIRSARGEFERELSPHWRGVTVARDRLAQFVPPWVGLAVALALLLLVLFGLRLKLAADAEPVFRGIHALGEIPVQAMDRPVVQPKPVERPRLAGFLAEDIKAGRVAVQDAVDRSVVTIRGDELFASASASIKGDFEPLMLRIAEAVAKVKGNVKVTGHSDNQRIATLRFPSNWALSQARAEEVKNLLAARTGQPERFTAQGLSDTEPLASNDSAQGRAKNRRVEITVLAEGVE from the coding sequence ATGCAATCGGACGATCCGCTCGCCAACGACCGCACCCAGTTCATGCCGCGCCCCGGTGGCCGAGGCCCGCAACCGGCAGCGCCGGGGCCTGCGCAAGCTGCGCCACCACCACCATTGAACGTGCCGGCCGAACCACTGGCGCCGGGTCAGGCGGCGGGCCTGAACCCGCTGGAGCAGGCGGCCGGTCCATTGCTGGCGCTGCTCACGCGCCTGCGCAACACCATCGCCCATCCGGCCCCGGCCAGCCTGCGTGCGCAACTGCTGGCCTATCTGCGCCAGTTCGAAGAGCGCGCCGAGGCCGCCGGCGTACCGCGCAACGAGGTGCTGCTGGCGCGCTATGCCTTGTGTACCGCGCTCGACGAGGCGGTGCTCAGCACACCCTGGGGCAGCGCCAGCGACTGGGGCAAGCAGAGCCTGCTGATCACCGTGCATAACGAGGCCTGGGGCGGCGAGAAGGTGTTCCAGCTGATGGAGCATTGCCTGCAGAGCCCGCGCGAACGCCTGCACCTGCTGGAGTTGCTGTACCTGTGTACCAGCCTTGGCTTCGAAGGCCGCTACCGGGTCATGAACGGTGGCCGCGCCCAGCTCGAGGCCCTGCGCGAGCGCACCGCCGCGACCATCCGCAGCGCCCGTGGCGAGTTCGAGCGCGAGCTGTCGCCGCACTGGCGCGGTGTCACCGTGGCCCGCGATCGCCTGGCGCAGTTCGTGCCGCCCTGGGTCGGCCTGGCGGTGGCCCTGGCGTTGCTGCTGCTGGTGCTGTTCGGCCTGCGCCTGAAGCTGGCGGCCGACGCGGAGCCGGTGTTCCGCGGCATTCATGCCCTGGGCGAGATCCCGGTGCAGGCCATGGACCGTCCGGTGGTGCAGCCCAAGCCCGTGGAGCGTCCACGCCTGGCCGGTTTCCTCGCCGAAGACATCAAGGCCGGTCGGGTCGCCGTGCAGGACGCGGTGGACCGTTCGGTGGTGACCATCCGTGGCGACGAACTGTTCGCCTCGGCCAGCGCCAGCATCAAGGGCGACTTCGAGCCGTTGATGCTGCGCATCGCCGAAGCCGTGGCGAAGGTGAAAGGCAACGTGAAAGTCACTGGCCACAGCGACAACCAGCGCATCGCCACGCTGCGCTTTCCGTCCAACTGGGCGTTGTCCCAGGCCCGCGCCGAAGAGGTGAAGAACCTCCTCGCCGCCCGCACCGGCCAGCCCGAGCGCTTCACCGCGCAGGGCCTGAGCGACACCGAACCGCTGGCGTCGAACGACAGCGCGCAAGGCCGGGCGAAGAATCGCCGGGTTGAAATCACCGTTCTGGCGGAGGGCGTCGAGTGA
- the tssK gene encoding type VI secretion system baseplate subunit TssK codes for MSWNNRVVWSEGMFITTQHFQQHDRYLENFVDARSRPLSAAAWGFSELLIDQGLLAQGKLAILSARGLLPDGTPFDIPRDDLPPAPLEIPDDLRNGVIYLGLPLKRAGARDTVDDGEVPDGARYVSRVSEVRDDNAPFENRAPLALGSRALRLLRAEDGLSDYAALGVVRIREKRADRALVLDDSYIPPLLDVAASTQLSGFRGELLGLLHQRGEALAGRVVASANGGASEIADFMLLQLVNRAQPLVEHLNQLTPLHPERLYSELVALAGEFATFTRDGRRPQSYPVYQHDDLAATFAPLMAALREALSMLIDSKAVAIPLVEKAYGIHVGMLADRSLLDSASFVLVVRADVPSETLRSRFGQQSKIGAVEHIRDLVNLQLPGIGLLPLPVAPRQIPFHAGSTYFELDRGSEHWKQLQHSGGFAFYVAGEFPGLNLAFWAIRG; via the coding sequence ATGTCCTGGAACAATCGCGTGGTCTGGTCGGAAGGGATGTTCATCACCACCCAGCACTTCCAGCAACACGACCGCTACCTGGAAAACTTCGTCGATGCCCGCAGCCGGCCGCTCAGTGCCGCCGCCTGGGGCTTTTCCGAACTGCTGATCGATCAGGGCCTGCTGGCCCAGGGCAAGCTGGCGATCCTCAGCGCCCGTGGCCTGCTGCCGGATGGCACGCCGTTCGATATTCCCCGTGACGACCTGCCGCCCGCGCCGCTGGAGATTCCCGACGACCTGCGCAACGGTGTGATCTACCTCGGCCTGCCGCTCAAGCGTGCCGGCGCCCGCGATACCGTCGATGACGGCGAGGTGCCTGACGGTGCGCGCTACGTCAGCCGCGTCAGCGAAGTGCGCGACGACAATGCCCCGTTCGAAAACCGCGCGCCGCTTGCCCTGGGCAGCCGTGCCCTGCGCCTGCTGCGCGCCGAGGATGGCCTGAGCGACTATGCCGCGCTGGGCGTGGTGCGTATCCGCGAGAAGCGTGCCGACCGCGCCCTCGTACTGGATGACAGCTACATCCCGCCGCTGCTCGACGTGGCCGCCAGCACCCAGCTCTCAGGCTTTCGTGGCGAGCTGCTGGGTCTGCTGCACCAGCGTGGCGAAGCCCTGGCTGGGCGCGTGGTCGCTTCGGCCAATGGCGGCGCCTCGGAGATCGCCGACTTCATGCTGCTGCAACTGGTCAACCGCGCCCAGCCGCTGGTCGAGCACCTCAACCAGCTGACGCCGCTGCACCCCGAGCGGCTGTACAGCGAGCTGGTGGCCCTGGCCGGCGAGTTCGCCACCTTCACCCGCGATGGTCGCCGGCCGCAAAGCTATCCGGTGTACCAGCACGACGACCTGGCGGCGACCTTCGCCCCGCTAATGGCCGCGCTGCGCGAGGCGCTGTCGATGCTGATCGACAGCAAGGCCGTGGCCATCCCCCTGGTCGAGAAGGCCTACGGCATCCACGTCGGCATGCTCGCCGACCGCAGCCTGCTCGACAGCGCCAGCTTCGTGCTGGTGGTGCGCGCCGACGTGCCCAGCGAGACCTTGCGCAGCCGCTTTGGCCAGCAGAGCAAGATCGGCGCGGTGGAGCACATCCGCGACCTGGTCAACCTGCAACTGCCGGGCATCGGCCTGCTGCCGCTGCCGGTGGCGCCACGGCAGATTCCGTTCCACGCCGGTTCCACCTACTTCGAACTCGACCGCGGCAGCGAACACTGGAAGCAGCTGCAGCATTCCGGTGGTTTTGCCTTCTACGTCGCCGGCGAGTTCCCCGGCCTGAACCTGGCCTTCTGGGCCATTCGAGGATAA
- the tssJ gene encoding type VI secretion system lipoprotein TssJ, whose protein sequence is MSATRLIAALAMVLLSACSKDTPSEPAPEAAPATGVTLYFSAAAGLNPGASGMPAPVRVRIYELKNSAAFARADYFALAERAQATLAADLIDQDEVLLQPGEQLRLERPLDPATRQVGLVVGYREVDRAQWRSVLPVPPRDYQISLDVRAVRSAVATPQPEPAR, encoded by the coding sequence ATGAGTGCAACAAGACTGATCGCAGCCCTGGCCATGGTGCTGCTCAGTGCCTGCAGCAAGGACACGCCGAGCGAGCCTGCCCCCGAGGCGGCGCCTGCCACGGGCGTCACCCTGTACTTCAGCGCCGCCGCCGGGCTCAACCCCGGTGCCAGCGGCATGCCCGCGCCGGTGCGGGTGCGCATCTACGAGTTGAAGAACAGCGCCGCCTTTGCCCGCGCCGACTACTTCGCCCTGGCCGAGCGTGCCCAGGCCACCCTGGCCGCCGACCTGATCGATCAGGATGAAGTCCTGCTCCAGCCCGGCGAGCAGCTGCGCCTGGAGCGCCCGCTCGACCCGGCCACGCGTCAGGTCGGCCTGGTGGTCGGCTACCGCGAGGTCGACCGCGCCCAGTGGCGCAGCGTGCTGCCGGTACCGCCCCGTGACTACCAGATCAGCCTCGATGTGCGCGCCGTGCGCAGCGCCGTGGCCACCCCACAACCTGAGCCTGCCCGCTAG
- the tagH gene encoding type VI secretion system-associated FHA domain protein TagH: MALCLTITSYHKITPGQCPEKLLENGAISVGRAADNDWVLPDPERLVSSKHCVIQFKDGRYYLTDNSTNGVELVHAGIRLRRGNSEPLMDGEVIRIGDYEIQARIDSGLSIPFAGQSEVHSFEALMANQVATPSAPIAGAPAAFLQGASSHDTLPDLFDFLGPSSVPPVSQPDHVPAQQHDFRPPTPVVPPPAPVPVVTPGAPGVIPDDWNLFDETPAPVLQPAPALAPAPPPPLAEPLTPSEPVVRPQPAVTVAPPAGSDVLLQAFLRGAGIEHLRIDAVDAAAQMEAIGRSYRLMVEGLIDVLRARSSLKGEFRMQQTSIAPVRNNPLKFAPNADEALLLLLREGNQAFMAPDQAVRDSFDDLRAHQLAVMAGIEAALKHLLKRFEPARLEERLAPAAGLAKLFGGSRQAHCWQQFTELYKQISREAEDDFQDLFGREFSRAYEAHSQRMQRS; the protein is encoded by the coding sequence ATGGCACTTTGCCTGACCATTACCAGTTATCACAAGATCACCCCGGGTCAATGTCCGGAGAAGTTGCTGGAAAACGGTGCCATCAGCGTCGGTCGGGCCGCGGATAATGATTGGGTACTTCCAGATCCGGAACGCCTTGTTTCTTCGAAACATTGTGTGATCCAGTTCAAGGATGGCCGTTATTACTTGACCGATAACAGCACCAATGGCGTGGAGTTGGTGCATGCCGGTATTCGCCTGCGTCGCGGTAACAGTGAGCCGTTGATGGATGGCGAAGTTATTCGAATTGGCGATTACGAGATCCAGGCACGTATTGATTCCGGCTTGTCGATCCCGTTTGCCGGGCAGTCGGAGGTGCATAGTTTCGAGGCCCTGATGGCCAACCAGGTGGCCACCCCGAGCGCACCCATTGCCGGTGCGCCTGCGGCCTTCCTGCAGGGGGCGTCGAGCCACGACACCCTGCCGGATCTGTTCGATTTTCTCGGCCCTTCAAGCGTGCCGCCGGTCAGCCAGCCGGATCATGTCCCCGCGCAGCAGCATGACTTTCGGCCACCCACGCCGGTGGTGCCGCCGCCCGCGCCTGTACCGGTCGTCACCCCCGGCGCGCCGGGCGTGATCCCCGATGATTGGAACCTGTTCGACGAAACCCCGGCACCTGTTCTTCAGCCCGCCCCTGCACTGGCGCCAGCACCGCCACCGCCGCTGGCGGAGCCACTGACTCCGAGTGAGCCTGTTGTCCGACCGCAGCCCGCCGTGACGGTGGCACCGCCTGCGGGCAGCGATGTGCTGCTCCAGGCTTTCCTGCGTGGCGCAGGCATCGAGCACCTGCGCATCGACGCCGTCGATGCCGCCGCGCAGATGGAGGCCATTGGCCGCAGCTACCGGCTCATGGTCGAGGGCCTGATCGATGTGTTGCGCGCGCGCAGCAGCCTGAAAGGCGAGTTCCGCATGCAGCAGACCAGCATCGCCCCGGTGCGCAACAACCCGCTGAAATTCGCTCCCAATGCCGACGAAGCACTGCTGTTGTTACTGCGCGAGGGCAACCAGGCGTTCATGGCCCCCGACCAGGCAGTGCGCGACAGCTTCGATGACCTACGCGCCCACCAGCTCGCGGTGATGGCCGGCATCGAGGCGGCGCTCAAGCACCTGCTCAAACGCTTCGAACCCGCCCGCCTGGAGGAGCGCCTGGCCCCCGCCGCCGGGCTGGCCAAGCTGTTCGGCGGTTCGCGCCAGGCCCATTGCTGGCAGCAGTTCACCGAGCTCTACAAGCAGATTTCCCGGGAAGCCGAAGACGACTTCCAGGACCTGTTCGGCCGCGAGTTCAGCCGCGCCTACGAGGCCCACAGCCAACGCATGCAACGTTCCTGA
- the tssA gene encoding type VI secretion system protein TssA, with protein sequence MNSPQLLAAVSADFPCGDDLEYDADFLQLERDAQGRPERVMGDAVQAAEPPQWRAIEQSCTDLLQRSKDLRITHFLVQANLALHGLPGLAASLELIRDLLGEYWLHLHPQLDAADDNDPTVRINALAGLTCDTNIGLLRDAVLVRSRAFGPVTLRAALHAAGVQHFASEQLSAEELAAALRDADPEQLEQCRQALQLARDALDVIESRVNDQVGSSSGVDLSALRQPLRQVQQVLADYSPEGAAPPSSSSEEQPASSSHDDRQPVASAAAPRPTARPGEVNSRDDVLQSLERLLQYYARHEPSSPLPVLLRRAKNLVNADFATIVRDLIPEGLSQFENLRGPEGD encoded by the coding sequence GTGAACTCACCGCAGCTGCTCGCCGCTGTTTCCGCAGACTTCCCGTGCGGCGACGACCTCGAATACGATGCCGATTTCCTGCAACTGGAACGCGATGCCCAGGGCCGCCCCGAGCGCGTGATGGGCGATGCCGTGCAAGCAGCCGAACCGCCGCAGTGGCGCGCCATCGAACAGTCCTGCACCGACCTGCTGCAACGCAGCAAAGACCTGCGCATCACCCACTTCCTGGTCCAGGCCAACCTGGCCCTGCACGGCCTGCCGGGGCTGGCCGCCAGCCTCGAGTTGATCCGCGACCTGCTCGGCGAATACTGGCTGCACCTGCACCCGCAGCTGGATGCCGCCGACGACAACGACCCTACCGTACGCATCAACGCCCTGGCCGGCCTTACCTGCGACACCAACATCGGCCTGCTGCGCGACGCAGTGCTGGTGCGCTCCCGGGCGTTCGGCCCGGTGACCCTGCGCGCCGCCCTGCATGCCGCCGGTGTGCAGCACTTCGCCAGCGAACAGCTGAGCGCCGAGGAACTGGCCGCCGCCCTGCGCGATGCCGACCCCGAGCAGCTCGAACAGTGCCGCCAGGCGCTGCAACTGGCCCGCGACGCCCTTGACGTCATCGAGAGCCGGGTCAATGACCAGGTCGGCTCGTCCAGCGGCGTCGATCTGTCGGCGTTGCGCCAGCCGCTGCGTCAGGTCCAGCAGGTGCTGGCCGACTACAGCCCGGAAGGCGCAGCGCCGCCTTCGAGCAGCAGCGAAGAGCAACCCGCCAGCAGCAGCCATGACGACCGGCAACCCGTTGCCAGCGCCGCCGCACCCCGCCCGACGGCGCGGCCCGGCGAAGTGAACAGCCGCGACGACGTGCTGCAGAGCCTCGAACGCCTGCTCCAGTACTACGCCCGCCACGAGCCCTCGAGCCCGTTGCCGGTGCTGCTACGCCGGGCGAAGAACCTGGTCAACGCCGATTTCGCGACCATCGTCCGCGACCTGATCCCCGAGGGTCTGTCGCAATTCGAGAACCTGCGCGGCCCCGAAGGCGACTGA
- the tssB gene encoding type VI secretion system contractile sheath small subunit, with product MAKDSSQKFIARNRAPRVQIEYDVELYGAEKKVQLPFVMGVLSDLAGKPAEPLPAVADRKFLEIDVDNFDSRLKAMKPRVAFNVPNELTGEGNLSLDITFESMDDFSPAAVARKVDALNQLLEARTQLANLLTYMDGKTGAEDIILKAIKDPALLQALASAPKPADTEPKA from the coding sequence GTGGCGAAAGACAGCTCCCAGAAGTTCATCGCGCGCAACCGTGCGCCGCGGGTGCAGATCGAATATGACGTCGAGCTGTACGGCGCCGAGAAGAAGGTCCAGCTGCCCTTTGTCATGGGCGTGCTCTCGGACCTCGCTGGCAAGCCCGCCGAGCCACTGCCGGCGGTGGCCGACCGCAAGTTCCTGGAGATCGACGTCGACAACTTCGACTCGCGCCTCAAGGCCATGAAGCCCCGCGTGGCGTTCAACGTGCCCAACGAGCTGACCGGTGAAGGCAACCTGAGCCTGGACATCACCTTCGAGAGCATGGACGACTTCAGCCCCGCCGCCGTGGCACGCAAGGTCGACGCCCTGAACCAGCTGCTCGAAGCCCGCACCCAGCTGGCCAACCTGCTGACCTACATGGACGGCAAGACCGGTGCCGAGGACATCATCCTCAAGGCCATCAAGGACCCGGCCCTGCTGCAGGCCCTGGCCAGCGCGCCGAAACCCGCCGACACCGAGCCGAAGGCCTGA